The Henckelia pumila isolate YLH828 chromosome 2, ASM3356847v2, whole genome shotgun sequence genome includes a window with the following:
- the LOC140883739 gene encoding uncharacterized protein, which yields MFFKILIILVTLLRHPASMLGKREIRSLRLQGYHSLDTDKATLLKFKDGLTSDTSSKLSNWDEGTYVCNFTGVACSWKGTLRVMVLRVTNFGLLGKLSPILSNLTQLRYLYLDNNQFFGRIPSELSYLSKLHELSLNGNNLQGQIPTSFSFLSQLRLISLYQNNLNGTIPPSFFANCTSLKNVDFSQNGLTGYIPFEIGNCPNIWNLNLYNNLLFGKIPASLGNLTEMYSLDITNNSICGELPSEPLSKFRNLISLHLSSNKMISHDNNTNIDPFFHALANSSVLEELQLTSMKLGGSLSSSIAGLKHVKDLQLQENKITGQIPPQLGNMSNLTLLNLSSNLLSGIFPSEIGNLSKLQQLSLSFNFFTRIPAALGRLTKLGLLDMSHNNLSDQIPEELGNLSMINFLFLDNNLLSGNIPRSLGKCTSLSKVDLSHNRLTGRVPSEISQWHEMRRFLNMSHNNLEGPLPIELSTLSSVEEIDLSFNNFSGNLFSQISSCYELNVLKLSNNSIQGNLPDTLGSLKNLASFDVSGNKMNGTIPDSLNNIKTLTFLDLADNDFSGMIPSGDVLKSFTYLSFIGNQHLCGSIPGIPKCKHKLRLLHLRLFLIIFCIVIFISGFFSTVCCWIGCQRLRVIILSSQERKQRKQAPDLSLNFPRMTYKELLEATGGFDDQRLIGSGSFGHVYRGTLPDGTQIAVKVLHVQTRNSTKSFNRECQVLKRIRHRNLIRIITACSLPDFKALVLPYMANGSLDSCLYPQTTNSLRTGSSGLNLIQRVNICSDIAEGMAYLHHHSPVKVIHCDLKPSNVLLNDDMTALVSDFGIARLVMSIEAENGGVVENTGNSTANILCGSIGYIAPEYGFGSNTSVKGDVYSFGILVLEMVTRKRPTDDMFNGGLSLHRYVKNHYHRNTENVVDPSLLRALRDQSSEVKRMWEVAIGELIELGILCTQESPSTRPTMLDCADDLDRLKSYMNGDTTATFASSLGITSSTYSDYSIV from the exons GGAAAAGAGAGATCAGGAGCCTTCGTCTTCAGGGGTACCACTCTCTAGACACGGATAAAGCCACTCTACTCAAATTTAAGGACGGGCTGACATCCGACACAAGTTCAAAGCTGTCGAATTGGGACGAGGGAACATATGTTTGCAACTTTACAGGCGTGGCGTGTAGTTGGAAGGGTACGCTCCGTGTGATGGTCCTCAGAGTGACTAATTTTGGCCTTCTGGGAAAGCTTTCACCCATTCTTTCCAATCTAACACAACTACGCTATCTCTACCTTGATAACAACCAATTCTTCGGCCGCATTCCAAGCGAACTTTCCTACCTCAGCAAACTTCACGAGCTCAGCCTTAATGGAAACAATTTGCAAGGCCAAATACCCACATCCTTCTCTTTTCTCTCACAACTTAGACTCATCTCTTTGTACCAAAACAATTTGAATGGCACCATACCACCATCGTTTTTTGCAAACTGCACCAGCCTTAAAAATGTAGATTTTTCTCAGAATGGCCTCACCGGATACATCCCATTCGAAATTGGAAATTGTCCTAACATTTGGAACTTGAATCTATACAACAATTTACTCTTTGGAAAAATCCCTGCCTCTTTGGGAAACCTCACGGAAATGTACAGTTTAGATATTACCAACAATAGTATTTGTGGCGAACTCCCTTCCGAGCCACTTTCAAAGTTCCGGAACTTGATAAGTCTTCACTTATCAAGCAATAAAATGATTAGCCACGATAATAATACTAATATTGATCCCTTTTTTCATGCACTGGCAAATTCCAGCGTCTTAGAGGAGCTACAATTGACCAGCATGAAGCTTGGAGGGAGTTTATCAAGTTCCATTGCAGGGCTTAAGCACGTGAAAGATTTGCAACTCCAAGAAAACAAGATAACTGGCCAAATTCCTCCACAACTTGGGAACATGTCAAATCTGACGTTGCTGAATTTGTCATCCAACCTTTTATCTGGGATTTTTCCATCCGAAATCGGTAATTTGTCCAAGTTGCAACAGCTTTCTCTATCGTTCAACTTCTTCACCCGGATCCCCGCTGCATTAGGCCGGTTAACTAAGCTGGGCTTGTTGGACATGTCACACAACAATTTGTCCGATCAGATTCCAGAGGAACTGGGAAACTTGTCgatgataaattttttattccTCGACAACAATCTTCTTTCAGGAAATATACCTCGAAGCTTAGGCAAATGCACTTCTCTGTCCAAAGTTGACTTATCACATAACAGATTAACCGGAAGGGTCCCTTCGGAGATATCGCAATGGCATGAAATGAGAAGGTTTCTAAATATGTCACATAATAACCTTGAAGGGCCTTTGCCAATTGAACTAAGCACGCTATCAAGTGTTGAGGAGATAGATTTGTCATTCAACAACTTTAGCGGCAATCTCTTTTCTCAGATTTCAAGTTGCTATGAGCTGAATGTGTTAAAGTTATCGAATAATTCTATCCAAGGGAATCTTCCGGACACGTTGGGTAGTCTCAAGAACCTTGCAAGTTTTGATGTTTCGGGAAACAAGATGAACGGAACGATCCCAGATAGCTTGAACAACATCAAGACTTTGACCTTTCTTGATCTTGCGGATAACGATTTTTCTGGAATGATTCCCTCTGGTGATGTCTTAAAGTCCTTCACATATCTATCTTTCATAGGAAACCAGCATCTCTGTGGGTCGATTCCAGGCATTCCGAAATGCAAACATAAGCTACGGCTTCTGCACTTACGCCTCTTCCTGATAATCTTCTGCATAGTCATATTCATATCAGGATTCTTCTCCACAGTCTGTTGCTGGATCGGATGTCAGCGCCTACGAGTCATCATTTTATCAAGTCAAGAAAGAAAACAGAGAAAACAGGCGCCTGATCTGTCACTAAACTTTCCTAGAATGACATACAAAGAACTTTTGGAGGCCACTGGGGGATTCGATGATCAAAGACTCATCGGTTCTGGCAGCTTCGGTCACGTCTACAGAGGAACTCTGCCTGACGGAACACAAATAGCTGTCAAGGTTCTACATGTACAAACCAGAAATTCAACCAAGAGTTTTAACCGAGAATGCCAGGTCCTGAAGAGAATACGCCATCGGAATCTGATAAGAATCATCACGGCTTGTAGCCTGCCAGATTTCAAGGCACTTGTCCTGCCTTACATGGCGAATGGAAGCTTAGATAGTTGTCTATATCCTCAAACAACCAACAGTTTACGAACAGGATCCTCTGGTTTGAACCTGATCCAAAGGGTGAACATTTGCAGTGATATTGCTGAAGGGATGGCCTATCTGCACCACCATTCTCCAGTTAAAGTCATACACTGTGACCTAAAGCCGAGCAACGTTCTTCTCAACGATGACATGACAGCATTAGTCTCGGACTTTGGGATAGCAAGGTTGGTTATGAGTATCGAAGCAGAGAACGGTGGGGTTGTTGAGAACACAGGCAATTCCACAGCAAATATATTATGTGGATCGATCGGATACATTGCACCAG AATACGGGTTTGGATCGAACACATCAGTAAAGGGTGATGTTTATAGCTTCGGAATCTTGGTTCTTGAGATGGTGACTCGAAAGAGACCTACTGATGACATGTTCAATGGAGGGCTGAGCCTGCACagatatgtgaagaatcactacCACAGAAATACCGAAAACGTTGTCGACCCTTCATTGCTAAGAGCACTC